The window GTGTGAATGCTGAGCACACGCAGCGTCTTGAAGCTTTTACCTTGCGGTTACTTTTCTCGGCTACTTGCGTCGCAGAAGTactttgagttacgagctcggcccaggaacgaattatactcgtatgtcaaggtactgctgtatttgaaatatttagtgACTTCAGGCAGAGATGTTTAGATCTTCTCCCTGGCGGTTAGTTTGTGCTTATTGTGCGTTTTCTTTCGTTTTCTCTTTTTATACCGTCACGTTTTATGTGTTTTTCAGTTGTAAAGCACTTTGGTTAAGCTTCGTTTATTTAAACGCGCTTTATACAGTAAATTTGTCCTCTTGCAGAAACATTAGGCTCATTAGTTCTGTGTATtataaaatatatgcaaatacTTAAATATGATTTCCTTTCTTTGACTATTTTGTTttagaaatgttcattttgacTTTAAAAGGTCTCTCCTTCCTAACGTTGAGAATGAGAGCAGCAGTCAGAGCGATGAGACCGGATTGTCCGGGCGGGTCGGAGAGACCGCCGGACCTCGTCTCGcaggtcctggtcctggtcctggtcctggtcctggtggGCCACTGAGATGTGTGTCCTTTAAAGAATCCTGGCTACTGTGTGTGACTTGATTAGAGGAACGTGAATATCAGGAGCTCAGGAATATTTTGGGACTAGCTAACAGGAAACGGCACCGTTTTGGATCCACATGGCTGAGATGCTCCAGAACACACGGTTTTAAGGCCCCTTCTgtcagacatggggggggggggggggggggggggcaggtgttTGTTCAGCAGGTGGCTGCGGGTCCAGTCCTCACCGAGCTGAACGGGACGCTTCCTGCCGGCTGCGATCAAACCGGCAGTTTCATTGGTCCTTTTATCACACTGCTGTCTCATATTTGAGGGTATTTGCTTTTTACGACGTACTTTATACAGTTTTATAAGTGCTATAGGATTTAATTTGCAATCATTCCTGAGCACTGGAATTTTTCTTGATCATTCATGTGTCACGGTTTTAATTGTTTCGCTTCagtaccatatatatatatatatgatcgTCTGAGCCGCTATAAAAAACGACTCATTTCCTGCCGAGGATCAAAGTACCCGTCTGTCTCGAGGCCGAAGGTCCGTCATCGGCTCATGGATCTTTTGCCGTCGTTCTCGCAGTGCAGTCCGCCGTTATTGATCAGCAGAACCACCCGAGCGGTGCGGATACACGTTCGGTTCCACACCTGCAGTCCCAGGTCTCCTGGTTCCTCTTTGTGACCACTAAGTACAAACTAGCACCTCCTGCTGGTGTGGAGTTGAAGGAGCAGAATGTACCTGCTAATTGACCGTAGAGTAGTATAATGTAGCGTAgtgtagagtagagtagagtcgAGTAGAGTCGAGTAGTATATTGTAGTGTACCGGTGTAGTGTAATATAGTGTGTAGTGTAGAGTAGTGTAGTGTGTAATGTAGCGTAGTGTAGAGTAGTATAATGTAGTGTATTATAGTATAGAGTAGTGTATTGTAGTGTAGTGTATTATAGTATAGTGTAGTGTAGCGTAGCGTAGTGTACCGTAgtgtagtatagtatagtatagagTAGTGTATTGTATAGTAGAGTAGTGTAGAGTAGTATATTGTAGTGTAGTATATTGTAGAGTAGAGTAGTATATTGTAGAGTAGAGTAGTATATTGTAGAGTAGTGTATTGTAGTATATTGTAGAGTAGAGTAGTGTATTATAGTGTAGTGTATTATAGTATAGTGTAGTATATTGTAGAGTAGTGTATTATAGTATAGTGTAGTGTATTATAGCATATTGTAGTGTAGAGTAGTATATTGTAGTATAGTATATTGTAGTGTAGTGTATTATAGCATATTGTAGTGTAGAGTAGTATATTGTAGTGTATTATAGTATATTGTAGTGTAGAGTAGTATATTGTAGTATAGTATATTGTAGTGTAGCGTATTATAGCATATTGTAGTGTATTATAGTATATTGTAGTGTAGAGTAGTATATTGTAGTGTAGTATATTGTAGAGTAGTGTATTGTAGTATATTGTAGTGTAGTATATTGTAGAGTAGTGTATTGTAGTATATTGTAGAGTAGAGTAGTGTATTGTAGTGTAGTGTATTGTAGTATAGTGTAGTATATTGTAGAGTAGTATTTGGTCTCTGTCTCCGGTCGTTGTTTCCTGACTGGTTCCGTACTTCTGGAGCGTTGTCGCTCTCAGATTAGGGTTCTGTTGTTAAACGgctgccctgcgatgaactggcggcttgtccagggtgtagccccgcctctcgcccattgactgctgggattggctccagcttggcccgcgacccggtgacggaatgaatgaatgaatgaatgtcaagCGGCTCTCCGTGACTGGATCCCGGCGTTCTCATTGGCTCCGTGGAACATGAGGCGGGTCACGCTGATGGCGGGAGACATTTGGGGCGTGTACGGCTGAAGCGTGAGTAGCGCTGCATCCACCATTGGCTGTATTGATCCACCGTACTTCTCTTCTCCCCCATTAGGTGGCGTCTCCGCCTCCAGACGGGACTCCAGACGCTGACTTCACCCAGCAGGACGCCATCAAGCAGGAAGCGGTCGAGTGGACGGTGATGGACCATGTCTCAGGTATCCCGGTGGCCCGTGTCCACACCAGCAGCGCGCTTCTGTCACCCGGACCAACGTGTCCCGTCTGTCCAATCGCAGCCGTCCACAGTTCTGCAGAAGACCATGTGATCTCCAGCGAGCAGCTGCCATTCGTCTGTCAGACAATCGAAGTCAAATCCGAGAACGACGATCAGACTGTTAGCTCCTCCCACTCGTACCCGCTACAGATCTCCCCCGTGTCTTCAGGCTGCGGTGAGAcagcacacacgtgcacacacgtgcacacaccaATGTAataatgtgtgtatgtataaaatgaaatactttgTAACACCAGCGTCGCTTCAAAAGAGGAAGTTGATCAAAGATCTGGGAGCACATGTAGAAACTGCTTTCACTCGATGCGCTCTAAGGGACAAAGTACAGtaagtatagtatagtatagtaaaAGTACaatagtccctcattttccgcgggggttacgttctaaaaacaacccgcaataagtgaaatccgcaatgtagtcatctttatttttttaaattattttacatgtacataaatgttttaaggctgtaaaccccctcaccacacactttatacacgtttaacagtcaggcattaatctaaataggttgtttcagtattatagaatgaaaacaaagatcaaaaccttttcagaactaaacatttgtttgagaaatataaatatatagtacgtacagtaaaccttttcctattaataaatatgctagcttttagaaatactgaatttaattttaatgatcaacctacgagcttgaacacatgagaaatgcttaatagcgactcgcgcgtgtttcacagttcctcctcttcgtccttgcgccgctcCGCTGTGCCGCTTTGAAGCTTTTGTCCGGATGATGTTGGTCCAGCGTAACGTTCTATTTCCTGCAGTCACTGATCCACAAAGCTAAAGCAGACTCCGTCCTTACGGTGTTCTTGTTGCTTCCTTGATAAAACATATTGCTGCTGTCGTCCTGAtgtcatcttcctccttttttatgtaACGAACCGAAGACTTGTTTATTTCGTATGGAGCCCTACAGCCGCGTAACGTTTACCTTCCTTTAGCATGTCCAGAAGTACAACTTTTTGTGGATGGTTagcgtcttcctctgcctttcgGATGCGGCCACAGGTGCCTTTGTCGGTGCAGAACGTTTCGTCGGCATTGTGGGTCTTGCAAATactgtacagtacagtatacagtacagtacaatataCAGTACTCTACTTCAGTCACACTGCTGATGTCAATTTGGCTAGTTGAGCATTCTGTAATGTACAGGAGACACAAGGAGATTGATTGACAGTGGCACAGTACAGTCCCTTAGCCAATCAGGACACAGAACACGTTCATGTACAACGCGTACTTGTTGTACTGGATCACACGCTGGTGGTGGCAGTCAGCGGCTGGCTAGCGCCGGTGAGGAAGCTCCGCCCATCATCAGGACGGTGAAAGACGCTCGTATCCAAGTTCAATCTGCCTGAACGGCTTCTCGGCTTCGGTGTGTTTGGCTCAGACGGGACCGGGCGTCCATCACGGATGTCTCGCTGCTCCGTCCATGAGGACGCGGGGGAAACCGAACGTCCCCCTGAGGGGACAATTAAAGGAAAGTTCTCGGTTACTGAACACTAAGCGACGTGCTGGTACTAGTACTACCCAGTACTGGTGGAAGTTGTACTTTTAGAGAAGGGAAACCCAACGTGCTCCTCCTGTGGATTCCAGGTGAAACGTGATCCTAAACGGAGCGATGAAAGTACTTTGAGTCCTTCAAAGGAAGATCTCATTTGCATACTGGCTCTCTTGATGTAGTTCATTAGCTGCTTGATGCGTTTAGCTAACAGCGCTCCTGTTTCCGTCTTTCCTTCCCGACCAGTCGTTCAGGCAGAGTCGGCTCGACCAGTTTTCCGTCCTCTTTGTGTTCGTGCGTGTCGTTTTCTCCGTCTTAGTCATGACTTGAATGAATGTTCTGAATGTCTTGGTTGACCTTTGTGCAGGTAGAAGGCTCCGTGTGAACGTTGTCACTGCGGGTGAGCTACGGACGACTGATTTGCTgactgttcttttgtttttcatttctgcagacacagacagcGACACAGAGGACACCAAAGAGGTGAGCCTCCCGagacacacaattaaaaacacagaggGATAAATGATTGATCTGCTGCGACACCACGAtaatcaggtgtgtgtgtgtgtgtgtgtgtgtgtgtctgtttgttccTTCCCGTAGTATTGCAAGCGACTGAGGAAAGGGAGGGGCTTGTCAGGAACTGTAGCAGTCAAACATTAACAGCTTGATCAGAGGTGGTCCTTTGCGGTACGTTGGACCCACAGTAAACAAGCTCACTGACTCCGCCTCTTATCAGTGGCGCCGTTCTCAACAAAGCTGCTATGTGGGAATGTCCGAGTAGCTGGGAGGACCTTCAGCGTCGCGGATCAGACCGTTTTGGTGTTCTGAGGCTTCTGGGCTGTTAGCGCCTCCTAAGGCGTCTTGGTTCTGGTGAATAAGCagcgttgtgtgtgttttttttttttgtgttaatcATGACAATCTCCTGATCTGTTTCTTTGATGACAAGCATGTCCAGTTTCCTGGATACAAAGCCTGCGGTCGCAGCTCATTTCAAAACTCCTCCGGAACCCGATCGTTACGCTTCAGTGTAAAACACAGCACTGAGTTGTCTTTTCACTGCAGCGCTGCGTTAACATCTCAGGACTTGGTATTTGGATTTGTATACGGTATAAAACCATTTGTTGCCCAATGTTGGACTCTGTAACCGATACAAGAGTTTACATGTAGCCTCTAGCTAGCTGGGTTTATAAGCTTTGTTACATGTAGCCTCTAGCTAGCTGGGTTTATAAGCTTTGTTACATGTAGCCTCTAGCTAGCTTGGTTTACAAGCTTTGTTACGTGTAGCCTCTAGCTAGCTCGGTTTACAAGCTTTGTTACATGTAGCCTCTAGCTAGCTGGGTTTATAAGCTTTGTTACATGTAGCCTCTCGCTAGCTGGGTTTATAAGCTTTGTTACATGTAGCCTCTAGCTAGCTGGGTTTAAATGCTTTGTTACATGTAGCCTCTAGCTAGCTCGGTTTACAAGCTTTGTTACATGTAGCCTCTAGCTAGCTGGGTTTATAAGCTTTGTTACATGTAGCCTCTAGCTAGCTGGGTTTATAAGCTTTGTTACATGTAGCCTCTAGCTAGCTGGGTTTATAAGCTTTGTTACATGTAGCCTCTAGCTAGCTGGGTTTATAAGCTTTGTTACATGTAGCCTCTAGCTAGCTGGGTTTACAAGCTTTGTTACATGTAGCCTCTAGCTCGCTGGGTTTATAAGCATTGTTACATGTAGCCTCTAGCTAGCTGGGTTTTACAAGCTTTGTTACATGTAGCCTCTAGCTAGCGTCAAAGAGGCGCTGGATTATCTCTACGATCGTTGCTGCGTGATTCAGCACAGTTTCAACCCAACGCACTTCCTATCCAGCCATCGCTTGCTCTGTTTCTGCTTACTCGGGTATGTTACGTTCTTCTTCTGGGACTTCTTTGTTCTTACAGGGTGTCGGTGCGGTCTGGAGGCGGGACTACAGCCCATCGGTTCTCAGGGTTCCCATGTGTTCCCTTCCCGGCATGGCCACCTTCGTCAGCGCCAGCAAACACAACTTCCGGGTGACCAGCATTCGGGACCCGTCGCCTCTCATCAGCTACTCTGAGGACTGGGCTCCGGCCTACAGCCAGGACTCCATCGGGTCTGCAGCCAACAGCCACGAGATGCGTGCAAGCGTCATCGTGAAAACCTCTGATGCCACCTcctcctgacctttgaccccagatGAGGGTGTGTCACCACTGCTTCAAAAGCATAGAGATTGTCTGTTTCGTTCACCAGGGCTATGTGTAGACTAAAAGAGGGCAAAGTTCCAaacatcagattttttttccgtAGCTTCTCTCTGGGCCACAGAGACGTCTGCCTGGTGtccccaggaggaggagaggagagacggacGAAGTGAAGAAGTGAATCACCTAGGGGTTGCAGCTAGATGATCCCTTCCTACAAACAGGACAAACAAAGATGGACGGACATCACCCCCAAGTTGAAGCCAAATCATCTGCTTTTGTCTTTAACGGCGAGGATCCTGCAGCTCGGTTGGCGCGTTGCGGACGACGGCTGGCTCTTTAGGTTCCGTAACCTCCCGCGTGTCCGCTCGATCCGGGGTCTTCGGCTTTGCCAACACTTCTGCAAACAGCATTTGCAAGTTGCATAAATTCGTGTTTCCTTTAATGCACTtatagttaaaaaaataaataatttttaatgttttctagCTGCAGGTTTAAAATTATGTCCATGTTTGAATCTAAATTATCTTTATCTCTAATCactgaaaaacatatttttttttaatgtgaaatcattgaaatattttcaataaCATGACACTGAGACACTTTGAAGATCCTTTGAATTACACCGGACTTCATAGCAGAAAAGCATCAAAGTGCCTCAAGAAATTAAGCAGCGAAAAGAACGTAAGAACGGGGAGAGAGGGATGTACATAGAATATACACAATCgagtaaacattttaaaagcaaagaCGAAGATGAATTTCACTGTCAAGAATTTGAGAGAATTATTTATCCAGAAATGATGTGAGCTCAAGTGTTGGCATGAAACACGACATGGAATAACAGAGACTGCCTATTCCAGAATGAATCGTGTGTTCCTCGACTCCTCCAATAGGaatgactttgtgtgtgtgtgtgtgtgtgtgtgtgtgtgtgagtgagtgtgtgagtcgTGCTCGCTGCTTCTGGATGCATGTGAGGAAGCGCCTCGCTGGAGATGTGCCTTTCATAGAGCGATTCAAACCACGCTTTTGTGTGGGAGACGCACGCAGGAAGCTTTGATGTGAAACTGAGACGGCGTGCGGCGGCGTTGGGGCGTAAAACCGGTTAACCGGCGTCTCCAGAGGAGCGCCGCCTGCTGAGGATTCCCTGCATCGACAGGGAAACCGAATCAGTTTAGCGTTTAGCTCTCAGCCTAGCTCCTATTGGGTTTCACTGCATAGATGCTGCAGGCCTGTTTCGTCCCCTCGCCGCTCTCCTCGCCGCTCCCCTGGCCCCTCCCCTCGCTTAAAGTACAGCTTTATTTGTCTTATGGAGAATATCTTTAATACTTTTATGCACAAAATGCCAACAAATGCAATTAGTTGTTGTATTTAATGAGGAAATATACGTGCGGGACGGGTCCGACTTTGATCATAGATAGCAACGAGTCGGAGCCCGGCTCGGGGTCGCGACccagaacccggagagaagaGGGCTGGGCTGTGATACTGTGAACCAAAGCACTAGAGATTTACACTGGACGCACGCCATCATGGTGAATTGATTGTGATTGGCCGAGGAGCAGGCCTCGCTGCCAGATCGTTCTTCCACGTGCCTTTTTATTGATCGACTGCCTCGGCTTCCGTCTGGCGAGACGTCTGTTTCGCTTGCGAGCCGCTTTCTTCTCTTCGGCAGCACCAgaggctcctccctctctgagcTCAGATCAGATCTGATGCCGATCCTGGATCAGACGGGCCTCATCACCCGAATTCGCCCCGATCATGGTGCAAAGAGGTTTATCAAAGTGCACTTATAAGTAGATCCTTTGTTGGCGTGTGTAACGGGAACGGCTGCCATGGCGACGGCAGATGAAAGCCTCGGTGCCGCTGGTTCGTGAGGGACGCAAAGGGAACTGCTCGGCTAGTAGTGAGGGAAGAACAGAAGCTTTCACTCCGTGTCACGATCGTTTCTTCTTTGTGTGAGTTAACATGTAAAGTGGAATAAAGACTTTTGTATTTATTCTGTGGCGTTTAATGACCAGGAAACACGGAAGCACTTTCAGTTCTcactctacttcctgtttgtctctgaGGCCGAGCCGTTGCCTTGACAACTGCTAGCGGCCACATGCTGTTAGGCATCGTCTCTATGCAGTTTGTTTGAGCGACGTGATTCGGccctgattattattattactctgaATCAGCAGAATACAAACCGTTTGGGACGTAAGTTTGTTCACACGAGCGTTTAGGAAGCGATCTACCGACACGGTGCTTCACACGGTCGCCCGGTTAGAACCCGAGTCGTTTTAAACGACACGGTGCTTCACACGGTCGCCCGGTTAGAACCCGAGTCGTTTAAACGACACGGTGCTTCACACGGTCGCCCGGTTAGAACCCGAGTCGTTTTAAACAACACGGTGCTTCACACGGTCGACCGGTTAGAACCCGAGTCGTTTTAAACGACACGGTGCTTCACACGGTCGCCCGGTTAGAACCCGAGTCGTTTTAAACAACACGGTGCTTCACACGGTCGACCGGTTAGAACCCGAGTCGTTTTAAACGACACGGTGCTTCACACGGTCGCCCGGTTAGAACCCGAGTCGTTTTAAACAAGGTGCTTCACACGGTCGCCCGGTTAGAACCCGAGTCGTTTTAAACGACACGGTGCTTCACACGGTCGCCCGGTTAGAACCCGAGTTGTTTTAAACGACACGGTGCTTCACACGGTCACCCGGTTAGCACCCGAGTCGTTTTAAACGACACGGTCACCCGGTTAGAACCCGAGTCGTTTTAAACAAGGTGCTTCACGCGGTCGCCCGGTTAGAACCCGAGTCGTTTTAAACAA of the Brachionichthys hirsutus isolate HB-005 chromosome 6, CSIRO-AGI_Bhir_v1, whole genome shotgun sequence genome contains:
- the LOC137894554 gene encoding interferon regulatory factor 2-like: MPVERMRMRPWLEEQINSCQIPGLKWVNQEKRLFQIPWMHAARHGWDLEKDAPLFMRWAIHTGKFQPGVDRPDPKTWKANFRCAMNSLPDIEEVKDKSIKKGTHAFRVYKMLSSSERSLRKGKKKMDREGRPKGSKEVASPPPDGTPDADFTQQDAIKQEAVEWTVMDHVSAVHSSAEDHVISSEQLPFVCQTIEVKSENDDQTVSSSHSYPLQISPVSSGCDTDSDTEDTKEGVGAVWRRDYSPSVLRVPMCSLPGMATFVSASKHNFRVTSIRDPSPLISYSEDWAPAYSQDSIGSAANSHEMRASVIVKTSDATSS